In Chloroflexota bacterium, the sequence AGTAGTATTGGGTTGGGCGCTGGTGCAGTTTCAACCGCATGGTGTGATGATTCCAGTGCGCTGCGACCGTTTGCGAGCGATTACACTGCTGTATTAGGACAAAAGGGCCTGGGGTGAAAATCTCCAGGCCCGGTTTCCCTCATCCGGTATCATCTTCCAAAGAACGGAGATATGCGGCGACCGCTTTATGCGTGGTATACCAGTTGCGACCGCGTTTGACGGCCTCCAGGCGGCCTTTGCGAGCTAACAGGCTGAGATAGTCCTGGCTGTAGGGTGTGCCCTGCGCTGCTTGACGCAACGGGAGCCAGGTTTCATCATCGTCCGGCGCACTTGTCTGGGGTTGGATGGCATCGAGATACAAAATCAGGCTGCGCTCAACGGCGCGCCCTACAAAATTGACCAATGGAGCCGGATTGCCCGCATCCGCCTGCGCTAAAATCCGGTAATACTGTTGGCGGTGGATGCGCTCAATCACCGTGGGGGGATAACCTGATTTCATCAGGACAACGTTCATCAACAAGCGCGCCGTGCGGCCATTGCCATCCACAAAAGGATGGATGGATACCAGGCGATGATGGGCCAGCGCTGCCAGAATAACGGGGTGTTGCAATTTTCTCTCCCGGGCCAGCCAATCCCCCCAATCC encodes:
- a CDS encoding Fic family protein; the encoded protein is MLEERLLKRLNEKKAQLDALRPLPAGILARLRQQLDLEWIYNSNAIEGNTLTLQETRLILETGLTIGGKNLREHFEVINHREAIAYVEDLVKQVAEVTAHHIRQIYKLVLSQIDDENIGQYRKTPVRIAGAKHTPPDAWEIPQLMMDWGDWLARERKLQHPVILAALAHHRLVSIHPFVDGNGRTARLLMNVVLMKSGYPPTVIERIHRQQYYRILAQADAGNPAPLVNFVGRAVERSLILYLDAIQPQTSAPDDDETWLPLRQAAQGTPYSQDYLSLLARKGRLEAVKRGRNWYTTHKAVAAYLRSLEDDTG